The proteins below are encoded in one region of Methanobrevibacter sp.:
- the glf gene encoding UDP-galactopyranose mutase, whose product MKYDYLIVGSGLFGSIIAYEMTKKGKKCLVIEKRDHIGGNVYTENTENINVHKYGAHIFHTNNKKVWEYINEFAEFNRYTNSPVANYKGELYNLPFNMNTFYQMWGVKTPQEAKAKIEEQKAEYHIENPKNLEEQAISLIGKDIYEKLIKGYTEKQWGRKCEDLPAFIIKRLPVRYTFDNNYFNDLYQGIPIGGYTKIIEKMLDGVEVKLNTDFFDDKEKWINSADKIIFTGMIDQYFDYCYGELEYRGLNFEFETLDVENYQGNAVINYTDAETPFTRIIEHKHFENAESDKTIITREYPKTWQKGEEAYYPMNDDKNSELFKKYQELAKKEGNVIFGGRLGMYQYFDMWQVIDEALKLVEKLG is encoded by the coding sequence ATGAAATATGATTATCTAATTGTCGGGTCAGGACTGTTCGGTTCAATCATTGCTTATGAAATGACCAAAAAGGGCAAAAAATGTCTTGTAATTGAAAAGCGTGACCACATAGGAGGTAACGTTTACACAGAAAATACTGAAAACATCAATGTGCACAAATACGGTGCACACATCTTCCACACCAACAACAAGAAAGTGTGGGAATATATAAACGAATTTGCTGAATTCAACCGCTACACCAACTCGCCGGTTGCAAACTACAAGGGCGAACTCTACAACCTGCCGTTTAACATGAACACCTTCTATCAGATGTGGGGCGTAAAGACACCTCAAGAGGCAAAAGCCAAGATTGAAGAGCAAAAAGCAGAATACCACATTGAAAACCCAAAAAACCTTGAAGAGCAGGCAATATCCCTTATCGGAAAGGATATCTATGAGAAATTAATCAAAGGATACACCGAAAAGCAGTGGGGAAGAAAATGTGAGGACTTGCCGGCATTCATCATCAAAAGGCTCCCAGTAAGATATACTTTTGACAACAACTACTTCAACGATCTCTATCAGGGCATTCCTATTGGAGGATACACTAAAATCATTGAAAAGATGTTGGACGGAGTTGAAGTAAAGCTTAACACTGACTTTTTTGATGATAAAGAAAAATGGATAAATTCAGCGGACAAAATCATATTTACCGGAATGATTGACCAGTATTTTGACTACTGCTACGGAGAGCTTGAATACCGTGGACTTAACTTCGAGTTTGAAACACTTGATGTGGAAAACTATCAGGGAAATGCTGTAATCAACTATACCGATGCTGAAACACCCTTCACACGTATCATCGAGCACAAACACTTTGAAAATGCCGAATCAGATAAGACAATCATCACAAGAGAATATCCGAAAACCTGGCAGAAAGGCGAAGAGGCATATTATCCTATGAATGACGATAAAAACTCCGAACTCTTTAAAAAATATCAGGAACTTGCCAAAAAAGAAGGAAATGTAATTTTTGGAGGACGTTTGGGAATGTATCAGTACTTTGATATGTGGCAGGTAATTGACGAAGCTTTAAAACTGGTTGAAAAGTTGGGCTAA